The sequence TCACGGGATACTACAAGGACGCCAATTACGTGGACCATGGCTTCGTACGCGCCGCCAATGGCACGTTCACCGTCATCGACGCTCCCGGTGCTGGCACAACCCCGGGGCAGGTTAAGGGGCTTAAATTTCAAGGAACGATTGCCATCGCCATCAACGCGGGCGGAGTGATCATCGGCGTCTGGGCGGACCCGAACTTCGCCAATCACGGCTTCGTGCGTGCCGCCAACGGCACGATCGGCGAGTTCGACGCTCCGGGGGCAGGAGGCGCGGGCACGGTTGGAACTGTCTCCGGAAGCATCAACACGGCGGGAGTGATCGCTGGAGTCTACCAGGATGCCAACGGCGTGTCTCACGGATTCCAGCGCGCCACGGACGCCACGATCACGAGTTTCGACGCTCCGGGCGCGGGAGGCTCGGGCATTTTTCAAGGAACTGTCGGCGTGAGCATCAACGACTCCTCGGCCATCACGGGATTCTACGCGGACGCGAACAACGTGTTTCATGGCTACTTGCTTACCCCTGCGACGGCGGCCTCGGCAAGCTTATCGCCAACTTCTCTGTCCTTCGGGAATCAGGCCATCGACACCACGAGCGCGGTGAAAAAAATTACGCTCACGAGCTCGGGCACGGCGAATCTAACGCTCTCAAACATCGCGATCACCGGTGCGAACGCGGGCGATTTTGCGCAGACCAACAATTGCCCTGCGAATCTGGCGCCGGGAAAGAAATGCACCATCAACGTTACTTTTGCGCCGAGCCATGTCGGTTCCCGAAGCGCGAGCCTCACCCTCACCGACAATGCCGCGGACAGCCCGCAAAACGTCCCGCTTACGGGCAAGGGCATCGCGCAGGCGACGGTGTCACCAACCTCGCTGACATTCGCATTGCAAACGGTGGGGACGACAAGCGCGGCTAAGAATGTGACGCTTCACAACAATCTCGCGGCGAAGCTAACCGTAAACAGTATTGCGTTCACAGGCGCCAACGCGGGAGACTTCGCCGAAACGAACACTTGCGGCGGGAGCGTGCCCGCCAAAGGCAAATGCACGATCTCAGTCACGTTCACACCCGCCGCGACGGGCACGCGCACCGCGACCTTGACCGTGTCCGACAGCGCCAACAACAGCCCGCAGACGGTGTTGGTGACGGGAACGGGGAAATAAAAGCGGCCCGTCTTGTGGACTTTTGCTTCCGTCTAGAGAGCACGCTTAGAACTATGCATCTCACCCCCGAACTGTCGGTAGGCTCAAGTCCTTGAAAACTAGCCACGAGGGCCAAACTACCGTCGGATGCGCCCGTCATTTGGCAGGGAACAACGGCCTGCGGTAAGATTTGAAACCCATAGCCTGGACGGTCATAGTGGAATCGCCGAAAGGAATATCTGCTTCGTAGACACCACGTTGGTTCGTGGTCACCGTTTTGTCGAACTGCGCATTATGAAATTCGACTTTGGCTCCAGTAATCACGGCCCCGCTTAGGTCTGTGATTGCTCCCCGCACGTGGAATACCCGAGTGGTCGGCGCCCCAGACTGTCCAAATGCAGTTGAGCAAAGGAGCAGGACCGTCAAAAAAACTGAAGGAGTGGAGAGCATTTGCGATCCTATCGGCTTCTATTCTATGCCCGGTTCTGGCCAACTGGCGTAACATCGCGATTACGCCAACTACCGCTAAACAGCACCTTTTCATAAGGCCGCCCTACCTGCCGTTTCACCTGCCGTTCGCAGTGCTTTGCATGTACTAGGGTCGTCTAAAACGCCGTCTGATGCTCTGTATCTTGTTGAATGTAGGTTTAAGCGCGGATTCGAATCCCTCCCTCTCCGCCATGACTACAAATGCGCTTTTGCCGAAGAGGTCCTTCGCTCCGCTCAGAATTTCGGCAGCAGGCTCCCGCTTCGCTCACGCCTGCTAGTCGCCTCAAGTTCGAATCCCTCCCTATCCGCCAGTGCTTTCGTCCATTCCCACGAAGCTCGTGAAAAGCCTGAAGGCCCCGAAGTGGAAAGCAGTCAAAACCTGCAATCTGGTTTTCCATCCGACGGCCTGAGAATCCGCAATCCCTGTTGGCTAACGTGCTGCCGCAACCGTCTGGACAGGGAGGTTTAGTCGATTCGTCAGACTTTGGAAGCGAACATTAGTGCGCAACGGATCCAGTCGCGGCTCTACACCGATAAACTGCAGGTTCCGACAGCGATCACGGTAAGCTTTCTCGAACCATTTCAGAGCTTTTGCCGTCTGGCCCAATCCGACGTAGACCAGTCCCACGTCATAAGCCGAAACGTAACGCTGCTGGGACTCCTTTTGCAGATTCGCCAGAATGCGTTGTGCATCGTGCCGACGGCCGGCCATACCGTAGGCATGCCCCAGCTCTGACAGCACCATCTCGTTGTTGCCGGAAAGCTCCGCCGCTCGCTCCAGGGAGAGAATTGCGCTCTTGTACATCTTCTTCTGCACATACACCCTGCCGAGGCCGAGATGGATCCAGTAGAAGTTCGGGTCCATCTCTTTCATCTTCATGAACTCTTCGAGCGCCCGGTCATCCCTAGCTAGAAAATAAGACCACGCGAGGTTGCAATTGATGACCAATGAGAGTGGGTCGAGATCTCGTGCTCGCCGAATCTGAACCTGCGCTTCTTGAAAGCGCCCCATCATGTCCAGGTAATTCCCGTACCACTGATGCGCGGTCGCATAGCCTGGACTAAGCTCTACCGCCAGCTTGTGCTCTCGCTCCACTTCGGGCCAATTCCAGTCGTAGTCTTGCAGCGCTCCAGCCAACGAGGTATGTGCTTCACCAAGACTGGGGTCGAGCTCAAGAGCTCTTCTCGCTGCGACCTTGGCCTTGGGATAGGCCTCCGTCGGCGAAAGTGCGCTGTAGTAACCGAGTAGTACGTAGCAATCAGCCAGGCCCGCATACGCCTGCGCATAATTCGGATCGTCGCCAATGGCCTTCTCGAAATACGAAATCGCCCTACGGAAGCCATCCTCGGTGCGCTTGTTCCAGTAGAAACGCCCTCGGAGATAGTTTTCGTGAGCCTCAGCTGAGACTGTGTGCTCGCGGCCGGGAGGCCTCGGCTGTTCAGAGGTAACCACGCCGATTCGGTCGGCAATTTCATGAGCGACTTCGCTTTCGAGCTGCAGCACGTCTTTGCTCTCGCGATCGTAGCTTTCAGCCCACAGGTGTTCATCGGTGGAAGTGCGGATCAATTGCACGCGGATGCGAACGCGATCTTGAACGCGTTCGACCGTGCCTTCGACGATGCTGTCCACATGCAGCTCGGTTCCAATTTCAGGGGATTTTTTATCGGAGTGCTTGTAGGTGGCTACCGACGTCCGGGAAATCACCCTCAGATTCCCGATTTTTGCCAATTCAGTAATAAGTTCGTCCGTCAGACCGTCGGAAAAATACTCCTGGGCTGGATCAGCGGACAAGTTCACAAGGGGCAATACAGCTATGGAATGGATGGGGATACTCGTGGGTACATCCTTCTTCCCGACCCCATACCGAACTCCCAGCGCCGTTACGGCCAGGATTGCAAAGACAGTTGCTGCAGTCCACATCTTCTGTGGGCCACGTGATTTCACGGCTCCGCCGCTGGAGGCACCCTCATCAACTGCACTCTCTTCGGAGACTGTCTCGGGCTCAGCTACGTTCGCAGTCGTCGCGATGAATCGGTACCCTCGCTTGGGCACGGTCTCCAGAAAGCGTGGCTGCTCGGGATCATCCTCGAGGACGCCGCGGATCTGCCCCACGGCAAAGTTGAGACCATGTTCGAAATCTACGTAGGTTTCCGAGCCCCACACCTGTTCCGCCAATTCCTGCCGCGTGACCAATTCGCCGGCTCGACCGGCGAGAATCGCCAGAATCTTGGCCGGTTGAGGTTGGAGTTTTAGCAAGGTGCCGTTGCGGCGAAGCTCTCCAGAGCGGCAGTCCAGTTCGTACTCACCGAAAACGACACGGTCTCGGGATTTCGTCTTTATCGCCAAAAGGAACTCCAAAGCGAGGCAACACCGGGCGGGGGAAACGATTATAGCCCGAAACGCCGAATTCGTTGACTAACAGTGAGTTACATTCCTTACCAAAAACTTACCACGAGCTTACCCGCCGTTGATTGACCGTGGCTCGGATTAACCCCCATAGTGCTGGCCAGAGGCCCGCTCTCAGCCCTCGACGCCGTTCGGCGGTGGGCAGTTGGCGGGGCAAATTAGTCAGGGGCCGCAGCGGTGCGAGAGGGTGACTCACTAGTTTGCCGTTTGCGGTGAGCCAATGTTGCCCCAATTTCCGCATTTGATAGATGACAAGGCGAGGGGTAGGTCTTGGGGTCTTAGGACCAGGGGAACAAAAGCGGAGATGTTCCGATGCCGCGCGACGGCGGTATTTGCAGAGTGCATGGATTCGGCGACGCTCCCCGCCGGCACCAAGAACTCACCTGGCGACCTTTGAAAAATTCCTAGCCCTGAGGCAATTTCGCCGCGGATTGGGTGAGTGTGTGGGAGGAAAGCTGATGCTAAACACAAAGTCTGAAGAAACGAACAGCCTCGCAAGCTCTGATCCGCCTCGATCTGACTCGAATCCCAACCGTAGAAGAATGTTTCTGCGCTCAGCGACACTGGCCGCAGGGGCCGCAATGCTGCAGGGGTCACCAATGTTTGCAGGCCTAAAAGTCTTAACTGAAGAAACTGGCGATGATCTCCTTCATGAAACAGTAAACGGTTTGCTCGTTTTTGTGGTTCCGGGTCCAGACGCATATTCGGTCGCGCAGGGAGTCAGTACAGCGGAACCGGGTGCGATCGAAGCGACAGTTACGGACATCTACATTGACAGCCTGGATGAATCTGCACCCTACCTGCCGCAATTCTCCCACGTCGTCGCCGGGCTGTTGAACAACCTTGCCTTGGCGGTAAATCCCAGCGCCTCGGGACCGTTCACATCGTCCTTTGCCAACCTTAAGTTTGCCGAGAAGGTTGCGGTGTTCCAAATCATGGAGGCAACCGACTCGCTGAAAACTCTGGCCGGTGTTTTGCCGGCGCTTGCAGCATTCCTTTGCTACTCAGAGGCTGGAGTATTCGACCCCGCCACGCGCTCGCTGACAGGACCGCCCGTGGGCTGGGCGATCTCGCACTACGAAGGAGTCGCCGACGGCAGGAATGAGTTTCGCGGCTACTTCGAGAATCGCCGTCATGTGGATGACGACCACCACTAGAACAGGAGATTTGGCATATGCGAGACATTATCGTGGTTGGGGCGGGCGGCGGTGGCGCGGTGGTGGCGAAGGAACTGGCCGCGCGAGGACTCGACGTCCTCTTGCTGGAAGCCGGAGCGCGTTTTGCAAAACCCGAAACGGACTGGGACCACTTTGAAAGCGATGCGAACAATCCCTTCAGCGGCTATCTCCGGTTCGGCCCGCCCGATCGCTCCAAACCTGGATGGGTGCGCGAACTGCCGCAAAGCTCCCTCTTTGTACAACTCGCTGGAGTCGGTGGAACCACGAATCACTACCAGGGAAATTCTCCACGCGCCATGCCCGGCGCCTTCTTCGACTACCGGGGTCGGGATCGAAATGCGTATGACACGGCTCACCTTTTTCCAATCTCGTACCGCGAACTGCTGCCTTACTACCAATGGGTTGAACACACGCTCCCGGTGCAGACGGCGCCCATGGGGACCAAGGAGGAGGTGTTCTTTCACGGCGCCCAGCTTCTGGGATACCCGGTGCAAAAGACAAAGGACATCACGCGCACCGCGTTCCGGCCGCAAGAGAATGCCATTCTGCAACCCCAAGGGACAGCCGGCAGAACAAACGATCCGAATAAGCTGGTCTATCCGTTCGCGCTGGGCTGCACGTTCTGTGGCCATTGCTCTCAAGGATGCCTGGAAACCAGAGGCGCCCCCATCAATCTCAAAGCCAAGAGGTCCACATCCGTCAGTTACATCCCGATGGCACTCACCAGCGATGTGTGGTCGCGCTGCGGAAAATCCCTGACACTGATCACCGATGCCTTCGCGACGCGCATCACCACCGATGAAAATGCGATGGCGCGCAGCGTCACCTGGAGAATCGGCACCACCGGCGAGACTGTCACCGAAGAAGCTAGAGTGATCGTTCTGGCCTGCGGCACGGTAGAGAACCCCCGGCTCTGGCTGAACAGTGAGCTTCCCAATCCCAATGGATGGGTGGGACGGGGCCTCACGGATCACTTCGTGGACGCGGTCACTGGAGTGATGCCCTTCTATACCGGCTCCACCAAGGGTTCGGGCTCGGGTGGGCGGATCGATATCCCCGGCTACGGCATGCTCGAGGTGGTGGGCGAGACACCCGGCTTGCGCGCCGCGCTCTCAGCATTCAGCGATGCAGGCATCGCCGGCTTCTATGACAACGGCCTGCCGGGAGGAGGTTATGGCGCCGACACCGTGGGGCGACTGGTGGGCAAAGACCTCAAGGACTGCATGGCCAATGTGGACCAACTCTTGAACGTTGACATCTTCACCGATGACGACGTGGAGGCACAGAATCGGGTCACGCTCTCGACGGCACTCCCACCGGACGAGCACGGTCCGGTGCCGCGTATCGAAATTCATCAGAGATCCCGCACGGCTCGCACTCTTCAAAACCGCGAGTTCCTGGTGGAGCAGGCGGTGCGGTTGCTGCAGAAGTTGGGTGCGACCAAGATCCATCGCATCAACAAGGCCCCCTTCGTAATTCACAGCCACAGCACCATGCGAATGGGACGTAATGAAACCGATTCGGTTTTGGATGACAGAGCCGAAGCCCGGTGGGTAAAACGCCTGTTTATTGCCGACAACTCGGCTCTCGCGAATGGCATTGGCGGGCCCAACCCCACGCTCACTACCCAGGCGCTGGCAACCCGAACGGCGGAAAAAATCTTTCAGCGTTACTTCGGCGGACACGCATGGGTAGGGAAGGAAGATCCCGTCTCGTCGATTGATCCGATCGTCACTCGGGCGGTGCTGCAGCGCGGTCTCTAAGGAAGAGAGTTCTCGAGGGCTCACAGCAAGGAGGAGAAATGGCAGTCACTGTTTACCGGACAACAATCTGGTGTAAACACACGACGAGCACGACGACGATGCTGGCAGATGCACTCGCTCCCATCTCGGAGGCGGGTACGAATCTTGTAATTACGGCCGGCCATAGTGTTGCCGGCCGCAAGAACAGGACGATTGCGGTTCATCCGTTGCTGAGCCGAAGCGCAGTGCTGGCATCGCGCCGGAGGGGATTCGCGCGCTCCGCACCGGTACTGATTGTCTCCGGAGACTTCGAAATAGGGCTTGGAGATCGAATCGCAACGGCCGTCGCCGCTCGTGGCGTCGAAGTCCGTTTCGTCAGCGCCATGGGGGAGAACAACCGATTCGTTGCGGCACTCGGGTTCGAGAGCGATGCGGCGGCCAGGTCTGCGGCCAAAGCCATCCGCACGGTGGAATCGCAGAAACCTGTGCACACGCAGCGGGGCCGGCCTCGAATGATCATTCGATCGACCATCGACAAAATTGTTGCCAGTGTCTCGACCGGTGGAGCCTTGGGTCCAAAAAAGAAACCCAAGACACCCAAGTAAGCCTACGCCGCAAGAACATCTCGACCACGCAGTCCGATCGCAAACAGGAGCACAGATTCACAGCAGTGCAGTTACACGAACTCTAAAACGAATTCACCGGAGGATTACAGCCATGCAAGGAATGTCGAATGTTCGTATGTTAAGCGTGCGCGCAGCGATCTGGATTGTGCTGGCAGCGACTCTGGCACTGGCGGCGGTCGCGCAGGCGCAGAGCTCTAAACCCAACACCTCTGCCACTTCACGAATGCAGCCAACTCACGAGGCCAGCAAGCCCACGGAAAAACAAAGCATTGCGGCCCAGGAAGAGAAGCCGGGTGGCCCCAAAGAAGGTATTCAGGTCCATGGGCACTGGGTCATTGACGTCCGGAATCCGGATGGCAAGCTGGTTACGCATCGCGAGTTTGAGAACGCCTACGCGGGAGATACCTTTCTACCCCGCATTCTTTCCCGACAAAACAGTGTCGGGCTTTGGGGGATCCTTATTGGGGATGGGGGCGGCGTCAACCTGTTCTCTATCAGTGAACCCAATGATCCTGGCTTTGCAGATTCAAAGAATTTGATCCTTTCGATTTCGGGTCAGGCGTTCGTGCTCAGGGGTTCGTTAACGGCACTGAGGGAGTTCGGGATCACTCTCGTAATGACTGAGGCACGGTACTGCGACCCCAATACTGCGCCCGTAACACCCTGCCTTGCAGGCGCGGTTGAATTGTTCACTACCACTCACCCAAGCCCTCCGATCGGCGTCGCCTCCGGCCAAATCGTGCAAGTGACCGTGACAATCAGCTTCTCGTAACGCCAATTGCGGGCAATGACAAATCGCATTGAGCAAACCGTTTCGAGGATGGCATATGAGTTTGCAGTCCGTGAAGCTACGCTTCCCGCGTAGCCAGTGCAATGAGGAAAAAGGAGCATTCAATGCTTCGTCGAAGCGCTCTCGCCATCGCTAGTGTGTTGGTTCTGGCTGGCTCGGCTGAATTGATTCGTTTGGCGGCTTTGCCTGCGCCCGGCCAAACCCCCTGGCCTCCGGCATCCCAAGTCCTGGGATTGCGCCCCCAAACAAAACATCTTCCGCGAACACCGGACCGCCTCCGCGGCAAGACAGGATCGACCGAGAAGCAGGTCCCTCTCGTGCCCGCGGGCAGTCTGGATGTGAGTTCGCTCTTCCTCACGGCGCCGACATACCTAACAGGGGGAGTGTTCCCGCTTGCCATGGTTGCGACCGACGTTAACAAAGACGGTATCCCCGACGTCGTGGTAGCGCAGGGACTCAGTCAAGGGACAATCGGAGTGTCACTCGGCAGCGGCGACGGTACCTTTCAGCCGGCGCAGGCGTACGGGGGCGTCGGTGTCACACCTTACGGGCTGGCAGTTGCTGATATCAGCGGCGATGGCAACCCCGATCTGGTGGTTGCGACCAACTGTGCCGGTGGGGGAGTTTGTTCCGGCAAAGGATCCGTCGCACTTCTGTTCGGCAACGGAGACGGAACATTCCAGGCAGCCAGGGCTCTGGATACAGGAGCGTTTTACGCGACTGCGGTCGCTGTCGCGGATGTGAATGGTGACACCCATCCTGATTTGCTGGTGACCAACCGTTGCACCACCGGCAGCAATTGTTCCGGGCTGGCGTCCGTCTTCCTGGGAAACGGTGACGGCACATTCGCGTCCGCGCAAAACTACAGCACCGGCGGTTTGTCACCATTTTCGATTGTGACGGTGGATGTGAACGGTGATGGCAAGGCCGACATGGTGATGGGAAACCTCACCAAGACCGTCAATGATGTATCAGGGACCATCGGCGTCCTGCTGGGGAATGGCGACGGAACATTTCAAGGACCGCAAACCTATCCCTCCGGTGGAATCTACGCCAATGCGATCGCAGTCGCGGATGTGAACGGCGACCACGTTCTCGACGTGGTGGCTGCCAACGACTGCTTCGGGAATTGCAGTGCTGACTCCGACAGCGCCATTGGTGTGCTGTTGGGGAACGGCGACGGCACATTCCGGTCCGCCCAGCTTTACGATTCGGGCGGGCTCTCGGCGTCGTCGGTTGCGATCGCGGACGTTAATGGGGATGCCACGCCCGACGTGCTGGTAGCAAACCGCCGCGCTGAAAATGGTTCGGTCGGAGTTCTACTTGGCAACGGCGACGGCACGTTCCTGCCCATCCACACTTACGACTCGATGGGCAACAGTGCAACCGCCATCGCGGCCGCTGATACCAACGCCGACGGCAAGCCCGACGTCATTGTGGCGAACGGGCAACTCAACAGTTCTGATTCGCGCGGCTCAGTGGCCGTGATGTTGGGTCATGGCGACGGCAGCTTTCAGGCGGCGCCAATCTACAGCCCCGGCGCCAACCTCAACACGTCCGCGACCATGGCGGACGTGAACGGAGACGGAAAGCCCGATGTGATCGTGGCGAGTGCATGTACTCCTCCCTCCTGCACAGGATCCGTGGACGTCTTGTTAGGGAACGGTGACGGCACTTTGCAACCTCCCTTGACTTACGACTCCGGAGGAAGCTCTCCAGACCCGTCGAACGTCGAGGCGGTGAAAGTCGCCGACGTGAACGGGGACGGCAAGCTGGACTTGATCGTTGCGAACCAGTACCCCCCCACCGCCTGCTGCGATCCCTCGAAGAACGGGCTGGTGGGTATTCTCCTCGGGAATGGTGACGGCACTTTTCAATCTGTGGTGACCTATGATTCCGGTGGATACTTCGCCAGTTCGGTCGCGATCGCGGACTTGAACAGCGATGGTATGCCAGACCTGTTGGTCGCCAATCAGTGTGTGAGCGGCGCGGATTGCGGCAGTGGCACAGTGAGCATTCTGTTAGGCGATGGCACTGGGGCGTTCGGCGCGGCGCAAACATTCGCATCAGGGGGATTCTCCCCAAATTCGATCGCCGCGACGGACGTGAACGGCGATGGCGTTCCCGATCTGCTGGTGCTGGACAATTGTCTGACCGCATCCTGTAGTGACCACGGACAAGTGGCGGTTTTGTTGGGCAACGGAGGTGGCGCCTATCAGGCAGCCCAAATTTACGATTCGGGATCGTTCTTTGCCCATTCGCTGGCCGTAGCCGATCTGAACGGCGACGCCAAACCCGACCTGATCGTGAGCAACGAGAGTTTTGTGAGCGTGCTGCTGGGTAATGGCGATGGAACTTTTCAATCGGCGATTAATTCGCTGGCGGAAGCTGGTTTCACCGGACATCTGGCAGTGGCGGACTTCGATGGCGACGGAATACTGGATGTGGCATCCAGTGACGGCTCATTGTTCCTTGGGAATGGCGATGGAAGGTTCACGGATACTGCCGGTCTGATTCCGCCCGGTGGACTCGCGGTGGGAGATCTCGACGAAAATGGGAAGCCGGATATTGCGGTTGGCGGCGTCACAATCCTGCTGAACATCAGTCCCCGTGCCGCAACGACGACAACTCTGTTTTCTTCGCT is a genomic window of Acidobacteriota bacterium containing:
- a CDS encoding choice-of-anchor D domain-containing protein; the protein is MTKLAALATIVLAFFFLFIVPQPNRAARIDGSPTMTNSNGPTTTSFDCPGAGTGALQGTGGISSNSAGTIAGFCVLAGNGNVAHGFVRAADGTITLFDAPGAGTGMNQGTFPIGINAGGVITGMFSDTNNVYRGFVRAAGGTITTFNAPGANVGGHAGTTPMSINKAGTITGMYRDPALVYHGFVRTAGGTITSFDAPGAGTGYVQGTQPLSINTAGTITGYYKDANYVDHGFVRAANGTFTVIDAPGAGTTPGQVKGLKFQGTIAIAINAGGVIIGVWADPNFANHGFVRAANGTIGEFDAPGAGGAGTVGTVSGSINTAGVIAGVYQDANGVSHGFQRATDATITSFDAPGAGGSGIFQGTVGVSINDSSAITGFYADANNVFHGYLLTPATAASASLSPTSLSFGNQAIDTTSAVKKITLTSSGTANLTLSNIAITGANAGDFAQTNNCPANLAPGKKCTINVTFAPSHVGSRSASLTLTDNAADSPQNVPLTGKGIAQATVSPTSLTFALQTVGTTSAAKNVTLHNNLAAKLTVNSIAFTGANAGDFAETNTCGGSVPAKGKCTISVTFTPAATGTRTATLTVSDSANNSPQTVLVTGTGK
- a CDS encoding carboxypeptidase regulatory-like domain-containing protein yields the protein MLSTPSVFLTVLLLCSTAFGQSGAPTTRVFHVRGAITDLSGAVITGAKVEFHNAQFDKTVTTNQRGVYEADIPFGDSTMTVQAMGFKSYRRPLFPAK
- a CDS encoding winged helix-turn-helix domain-containing protein encodes the protein MAIKTKSRDRVVFGEYELDCRSGELRRNGTLLKLQPQPAKILAILAGRAGELVTRQELAEQVWGSETYVDFEHGLNFAVGQIRGVLEDDPEQPRFLETVPKRGYRFIATTANVAEPETVSEESAVDEGASSGGAVKSRGPQKMWTAATVFAILAVTALGVRYGVGKKDVPTSIPIHSIAVLPLVNLSADPAQEYFSDGLTDELITELAKIGNLRVISRTSVATYKHSDKKSPEIGTELHVDSIVEGTVERVQDRVRIRVQLIRTSTDEHLWAESYDRESKDVLQLESEVAHEIADRIGVVTSEQPRPPGREHTVSAEAHENYLRGRFYWNKRTEDGFRRAISYFEKAIGDDPNYAQAYAGLADCYVLLGYYSALSPTEAYPKAKVAARRALELDPSLGEAHTSLAGALQDYDWNWPEVEREHKLAVELSPGYATAHQWYGNYLDMMGRFQEAQVQIRRARDLDPLSLVINCNLAWSYFLARDDRALEEFMKMKEMDPNFYWIHLGLGRVYVQKKMYKSAILSLERAAELSGNNEMVLSELGHAYGMAGRRHDAQRILANLQKESQQRYVSAYDVGLVYVGLGQTAKALKWFEKAYRDRCRNLQFIGVEPRLDPLRTNVRFQSLTNRLNLPVQTVAAAR
- a CDS encoding GMC family oxidoreductase; this translates as MRDIIVVGAGGGGAVVAKELAARGLDVLLLEAGARFAKPETDWDHFESDANNPFSGYLRFGPPDRSKPGWVRELPQSSLFVQLAGVGGTTNHYQGNSPRAMPGAFFDYRGRDRNAYDTAHLFPISYRELLPYYQWVEHTLPVQTAPMGTKEEVFFHGAQLLGYPVQKTKDITRTAFRPQENAILQPQGTAGRTNDPNKLVYPFALGCTFCGHCSQGCLETRGAPINLKAKRSTSVSYIPMALTSDVWSRCGKSLTLITDAFATRITTDENAMARSVTWRIGTTGETVTEEARVIVLACGTVENPRLWLNSELPNPNGWVGRGLTDHFVDAVTGVMPFYTGSTKGSGSGGRIDIPGYGMLEVVGETPGLRAALSAFSDAGIAGFYDNGLPGGGYGADTVGRLVGKDLKDCMANVDQLLNVDIFTDDDVEAQNRVTLSTALPPDEHGPVPRIEIHQRSRTARTLQNREFLVEQAVRLLQKLGATKIHRINKAPFVIHSHSTMRMGRNETDSVLDDRAEARWVKRLFIADNSALANGIGGPNPTLTTQALATRTAEKIFQRYFGGHAWVGKEDPVSSIDPIVTRAVLQRGL
- a CDS encoding VCBS repeat-containing protein — translated: MLRRSALAIASVLVLAGSAELIRLAALPAPGQTPWPPASQVLGLRPQTKHLPRTPDRLRGKTGSTEKQVPLVPAGSLDVSSLFLTAPTYLTGGVFPLAMVATDVNKDGIPDVVVAQGLSQGTIGVSLGSGDGTFQPAQAYGGVGVTPYGLAVADISGDGNPDLVVATNCAGGGVCSGKGSVALLFGNGDGTFQAARALDTGAFYATAVAVADVNGDTHPDLLVTNRCTTGSNCSGLASVFLGNGDGTFASAQNYSTGGLSPFSIVTVDVNGDGKADMVMGNLTKTVNDVSGTIGVLLGNGDGTFQGPQTYPSGGIYANAIAVADVNGDHVLDVVAANDCFGNCSADSDSAIGVLLGNGDGTFRSAQLYDSGGLSASSVAIADVNGDATPDVLVANRRAENGSVGVLLGNGDGTFLPIHTYDSMGNSATAIAAADTNADGKPDVIVANGQLNSSDSRGSVAVMLGHGDGSFQAAPIYSPGANLNTSATMADVNGDGKPDVIVASACTPPSCTGSVDVLLGNGDGTLQPPLTYDSGGSSPDPSNVEAVKVADVNGDGKLDLIVANQYPPTACCDPSKNGLVGILLGNGDGTFQSVVTYDSGGYFASSVAIADLNSDGMPDLLVANQCVSGADCGSGTVSILLGDGTGAFGAAQTFASGGFSPNSIAATDVNGDGVPDLLVLDNCLTASCSDHGQVAVLLGNGGGAYQAAQIYDSGSFFAHSLAVADLNGDAKPDLIVSNESFVSVLLGNGDGTFQSAINSLAEAGFTGHLAVADFDGDGILDVASSDGSLFLGNGDGRFTDTAGLIPPGGLAVGDLDENGKPDIAVGGVTILLNISPRAATTTTLFSSLNPSELGQTVDFTANVTSAGSGTPSGHVTFKDGAAVLGTQLLSNGVAIISVSSLSEGTHTITAVYGSDADFRASRSLPLSQLVNGNGLVVIDVAETIHVTDSPELLKSVMMIVNEKILVTDSPGLLLAAMINVNESIHVSDAPAVVTSHVTPIITWPAPAPITYGTALSVTQLNATANTAGTFIYTPPAGTVLAAGNQTLSAAFTPTDTANYTSANASVGLLVNQASTAVQLTSSANPQFVNQPITFTATITSPAAGSATGSVVFFAGTTNLGTVSVAGNTASVTTSFSAAGNRSITAQYSGDNNYAGSTSAPLIQSVVSQQVPTTLTVTSSLNPSFVSQAVTFTATFGTGRPPDGGTITFKRGAANLGTAAIVGGAASFTTSNLPLGRSRIIAIYQGDAFFGRSSAAMIQRVNRYTTTTTLASDLNPATYGQTVSLTATVTALDTASATGTVTFRNGGSLLGTATLRNDGTATLPVSGLAAGVYSLTATYNGNGRNAKSNSSALNETVNLASSTTTLTSSINPSRAGQSVKFSASVATNTGAVAKGSVTFSAGGVNLGTVTLAGGKASISTRSLPPGANVITATYAGNPNVTGSSATLTQQVN